A single window of Streptomyces aquilus DNA harbors:
- a CDS encoding sigma-54-dependent Fis family transcriptional regulator: protein MTTAERPTALTSLRRARELFLRGQQPPDGVPEDVLAAWKRARFFGVRHDVGAPAPETSGPVDSPLLAAARPVLDRIAGTLDGGDTALVLTDARLRVLWAAGSAPDHRCRDLSEELVGHNSAALALHTRRRAEVHGPEHFLDRWQDVSAVSVPVRAPGTAQPVGTVTVATELCGGGGERVACGEGGGRRDGAGYRDAAGGEAGTGCGEGAGGEAGAGHGAGARRGEGTGCRQGGGCWSHPGASLAEAVAVAVETELLSRSRTAERVLLDAYARAVGERGHAVVALDGRNRLVSEAAGRLLSPEALEAWERRAAALIRESDSGHPTAGPTDGPEGSAHPAPLPDGPDGAAASLTPVSHQGSVIGVVVVLESSGCPAPVTADRRDLGLAGASVPWRHAVGRALELAASGEPLLLVGERGTGKTSLARALVADAVLVDAAEAELGTHADVLHTGRPLLVRHVEWLAPSDTATLNSLLAAHPNVPLLATYTPGGSPGPCLQRLLDTLAARSVTLPSLRERPEDIRELLTSLTPSPRPGHPPLTWSLDALRALERHPWPGNVTELAHLVRTLAEHRRTTGPVRRGELPDAVREGPAPRPLTPMELAERSAILDALHLHGGNKARAAASLGIARATLYRKLRGYRD from the coding sequence ATGACCACCGCAGAGCGCCCCACCGCCCTCACCTCGCTGCGCCGTGCCCGGGAGCTGTTCCTGCGCGGACAGCAACCGCCGGACGGAGTGCCCGAGGACGTCCTCGCCGCGTGGAAGCGTGCCCGGTTCTTCGGCGTACGACACGACGTGGGCGCCCCCGCCCCGGAGACGTCCGGGCCCGTGGACTCCCCTTTGCTGGCCGCCGCCCGCCCGGTGCTCGACCGGATCGCCGGGACGCTCGACGGCGGGGACACCGCCCTCGTGCTCACCGACGCGCGGCTGCGGGTGCTGTGGGCGGCCGGGTCCGCGCCGGACCACCGCTGCCGGGACCTCTCCGAGGAACTGGTCGGCCACAACAGCGCGGCCCTCGCCCTGCACACACGCCGCCGGGCCGAGGTGCACGGGCCCGAGCACTTCCTCGACCGCTGGCAGGACGTCTCGGCGGTGAGCGTCCCGGTGCGAGCACCAGGGACGGCGCAGCCGGTGGGGACGGTGACGGTGGCTACCGAGTTGTGCGGCGGGGGCGGGGAACGGGTGGCGTGTGGGGAAGGCGGCGGGCGCCGGGACGGGGCTGGATACCGGGACGCTGCCGGGGGCGAGGCGGGAACCGGATGCGGGGAGGGCGCCGGGGGCGAGGCTGGGGCCGGGCACGGGGCAGGGGCCCGACGCGGGGAAGGGACCGGTTGCAGGCAGGGGGGCGGGTGCTGGTCGCATCCCGGGGCTTCGCTGGCCGAGGCCGTGGCGGTGGCCGTCGAGACCGAGCTTCTCTCGCGGTCGCGGACGGCCGAGCGGGTGCTGCTGGACGCGTACGCGCGGGCCGTGGGTGAGCGGGGGCACGCGGTCGTCGCCCTGGACGGCCGTAACCGGCTCGTCAGCGAGGCGGCGGGGCGGCTGCTGTCGCCGGAGGCGTTGGAGGCGTGGGAGCGGAGGGCGGCCGCGCTGATACGGGAGTCCGATTCCGGGCATCCGACGGCAGGGCCGACGGACGGCCCGGAGGGTTCCGCGCACCCGGCACCACTCCCTGACGGCCCGGACGGCGCCGCCGCCTCCCTCACCCCCGTCTCTCACCAGGGTTCCGTCATCGGCGTGGTCGTGGTGCTGGAGTCGTCGGGGTGTCCGGCGCCGGTCACGGCCGACAGGCGTGACCTCGGCCTGGCCGGAGCCTCGGTGCCGTGGCGGCATGCGGTCGGGCGTGCCCTGGAGCTGGCCGCGTCCGGTGAGCCGCTGCTGCTGGTCGGCGAACGCGGCACCGGGAAGACCTCGCTGGCCCGCGCACTGGTCGCCGACGCGGTACTCGTGGACGCGGCCGAGGCCGAACTCGGCACCCACGCCGACGTGTTGCACACCGGCCGCCCCCTCCTCGTCCGTCACGTCGAATGGCTCGCCCCGTCCGACACCGCGACGCTCAACTCCCTCCTCGCAGCTCACCCGAACGTCCCGCTCCTCGCCACGTACACCCCCGGAGGATCGCCGGGCCCCTGCCTCCAACGTCTCCTGGACACCCTCGCCGCCCGCTCGGTCACCCTCCCCTCCCTCCGCGAACGCCCCGAGGACATCAGGGAGTTGCTCACCTCCCTCACTCCGAGCCCCCGGCCCGGGCACCCTCCGCTCACCTGGTCCCTCGACGCGCTGCGCGCCCTGGAGCGGCACCCCTGGCCGGGCAACGTGACCGAACTCGCCCACCTGGTGCGGACGTTGGCCGAGCACCGCCGTACGACCGGCCCCGTCCGCCGCGGCGAACTCCCGGACGCCGTACGCGAGGGTCCGGCGCCCCGGCCCCTGACTCCGATGGAGCTCGCCGAACGGTCCGCCATCCTGGACGCCCTCCACCTCCACGGCGGCAACAAGGCACGAGCGGCAGCCTCCTTGGGCATCGCCCGCGCCACGCTCTACCGGAAACTGCGGGGCTACCGGGACTGA
- a CDS encoding YceI family protein, which translates to MPLGLLRRRLRSASGGAAGHTLPVPPGAGVLVREVLDPVNQPLGAADVTVTELRSHQVVARGTTDPYGTFLAVLPPGSYSLMVMAEGLEPHRETVEVVADAGLSSQRVWLQPARQAELPVPGTWLFDPPHTAIRFIAKHVGMAHVHGRFERFEGGIQVTQDIADSRVHVRIDAASITTGNNTRDNHLRSADFLDVEQFPYIDFRSTRFAYRGGSKWSLLGTLTMHGVSRSVSLDTSYLGMVNGGYGEELRCAALAKAELHREDFTLNWRSMLARGIAVVGPTVQLELDVQAMYRTHDTPTPPE; encoded by the coding sequence ATGCCCCTCGGACTGCTCCGGCGGCGACTCAGGAGTGCCTCCGGAGGCGCCGCGGGCCACACGCTTCCCGTCCCGCCCGGTGCCGGTGTCCTCGTCCGCGAGGTCCTCGACCCGGTGAACCAGCCCCTGGGCGCCGCCGACGTGACCGTGACCGAACTCCGCAGCCACCAGGTCGTGGCGCGCGGCACCACGGACCCGTACGGAACGTTCCTCGCCGTGCTGCCGCCCGGCAGCTACAGCCTCATGGTCATGGCGGAGGGCCTGGAGCCGCACCGCGAGACCGTCGAGGTCGTCGCGGACGCCGGTCTGTCCTCGCAGCGCGTCTGGCTCCAGCCCGCCCGGCAGGCCGAGCTCCCGGTCCCCGGCACCTGGCTCTTCGACCCGCCGCACACCGCGATCCGGTTCATCGCCAAGCACGTCGGCATGGCCCATGTGCACGGCCGGTTCGAGCGTTTCGAGGGCGGCATCCAGGTCACCCAGGACATCGCCGACTCCCGCGTGCATGTGCGCATCGACGCCGCCAGCATCACCACCGGCAACAACACCCGTGACAACCACCTGCGTTCGGCCGACTTCCTCGACGTCGAGCAATTCCCGTACATCGACTTCCGCAGCACCCGCTTCGCCTACCGCGGCGGCAGCAAGTGGTCCCTGCTGGGCACCCTGACCATGCACGGGGTGAGCCGCTCGGTGTCGCTGGACACGTCGTACCTGGGCATGGTCAACGGCGGTTACGGTGAGGAGCTGCGCTGCGCCGCCCTGGCGAAGGCGGAGCTGCACCGCGAGGACTTCACCTTGAACTGGCGTTCCATGCTGGCCCGGGGCATCGCGGTCGTCGGCCCTACGGTCCAGCTGGAACTGGACGTCCAGGCGATGTACCGCACTCACGACACGCCGACCCCGCCGGAGTAA
- a CDS encoding tryptophan 7-halogenase, with translation MTQEYDLIVVGGGPAGSTAATAVALRGHRVLLLERETFPRYQIGESLLPATVHGLCRILGVADEVQQAGFTLKRGGTLRWGRDPEPWQFSFAMTPRVPEPTATAFQVERSRFDEILLRGARRAGAEVREGSTVRRVVADEERVRGVEFTDADGNARTAYARYVIDASGNTSRIHTGVGGGRVYSDFFRNLAVFGYFAGGARLPEPNSGNIFCAAFDAGWLWYIPLRDDLTSVGAVISPEHTGAVQRDARGAWRDMIEACPEVSRLVAGVPEATEAPYDQVRVRRDWSYWKQSFWKPGMALVGDAACFVDPVLSSGVHLATYGALLAARSVNAALDGSVPEERGFAEFEARYRREYRVFYEFLIAFYDMERNEDSYFWSAKKITKVDLGEAAAFAELAGGLVSRDSAVVRTEWHTAAAQLDGAVGELAVSDGRMNPLLSAPVVGETFRTGNDLQEQALYGGPLDDPGPAAPDGLAVTPDGLSWVKV, from the coding sequence ATGACCCAGGAGTACGACCTGATCGTCGTCGGCGGCGGACCGGCCGGCTCGACGGCCGCGACCGCCGTGGCCCTGCGCGGGCACCGGGTCCTGCTGTTGGAACGCGAGACCTTCCCGCGCTACCAGATCGGCGAGTCGCTGCTGCCCGCGACCGTGCACGGCCTGTGCCGCATCCTCGGTGTCGCCGACGAGGTCCAGCAGGCCGGCTTCACCCTCAAACGCGGCGGCACCCTGCGCTGGGGCCGCGATCCGGAGCCGTGGCAGTTCTCCTTCGCCATGACACCGCGCGTCCCCGAGCCCACCGCGACCGCCTTCCAGGTGGAGCGCTCCCGCTTCGACGAGATCCTGCTGCGGGGCGCCAGGCGGGCCGGCGCCGAGGTGCGCGAGGGCAGCACGGTGCGGCGGGTCGTCGCCGACGAAGAGCGGGTGCGGGGTGTGGAGTTCACCGACGCGGACGGCAACGCCCGTACGGCGTACGCCCGGTACGTCATCGACGCGTCCGGCAACACCAGCCGCATCCACACCGGCGTCGGCGGCGGGCGCGTCTACTCCGACTTCTTCCGCAACCTCGCCGTGTTCGGCTACTTCGCGGGCGGCGCCCGGCTCCCCGAACCCAACAGCGGCAACATCTTCTGCGCCGCGTTCGACGCGGGCTGGCTCTGGTACATCCCGCTGCGCGACGACCTGACGAGCGTCGGCGCGGTGATCTCGCCCGAGCACACCGGGGCCGTGCAGCGGGACGCGCGGGGCGCCTGGCGGGACATGATCGAGGCGTGCCCGGAGGTGAGCCGCCTGGTGGCGGGCGTCCCCGAGGCGACCGAGGCGCCGTACGACCAGGTGCGGGTGCGCAGGGACTGGTCGTACTGGAAGCAGTCCTTCTGGAAGCCGGGCATGGCGCTGGTCGGTGACGCGGCCTGCTTCGTGGACCCGGTGCTGTCCTCCGGTGTCCATCTGGCCACGTACGGCGCCCTGTTGGCGGCGCGCTCGGTGAACGCGGCACTGGACGGCAGCGTGCCCGAGGAGCGGGGCTTCGCCGAGTTCGAGGCGCGCTACCGGCGCGAGTACCGCGTCTTCTACGAGTTCCTCATCGCCTTCTACGACATGGAGCGCAACGAGGACTCGTACTTCTGGTCGGCGAAGAAGATCACCAAGGTGGATCTCGGCGAGGCGGCCGCCTTCGCCGAGCTGGCGGGCGGGCTGGTCTCCCGCGACTCGGCGGTGGTCCGCACGGAATGGCACACCGCGGCCGCGCAACTGGACGGGGCAGTCGGTGAGTTGGCGGTGTCGGACGGCCGGATGAACCCTCTCCTGTCCGCCCCGGTCGTCGGCGAGACCTTCCGCACCGGCAACGACCTTCAGGAACAGGCCCTTTACGGCGGCCCGCTCGACGATCCCGGCCCGGCGGCCCCGGACGGGCTGGCCGTCACACCGGACGGCCTGTCCTGGGTCAAGGTGTGA
- a CDS encoding CHAT domain-containing protein, with protein MSDGFLKHHQLARRALWELQRAVRKRNLKKLAAARDSFANVLDVMSPAHPDRPACLGNLSTALRLQYEWGRDVSAVERLVEVDESIRWSLEPGHPQRALHRHNLRNVMVHLMTGPRRPGLLARAVPLAREAAADPAERTLFLEALAVCLDELFEQTEDADVMVELIALDRERVAARRPDDPEVGPILADLGAGLRTLALLRGRPEDLPEAVDVGRQAVEKCPDGQGNRASCLALLANSLHALFIQLDRSVETLRESVAVARQAVAAAPPGHPDRPAALNGLGIGLRSVFEEARELDALHEAAQVLEEAVSELGPGEPARRARYLGNLSAVHQELFKRTGETRAILAAVEASREAVRLSPHDTPQRAGRLSDLGNALHILSTGLYFTAPGDEEVFMPGTGGAAPGTEDAVTPATAGTAPGTEDAVTTTTAGTAPGTEDAVTTTTAGTAPGDLPYLREAVEVARAAVAGSHSDPDLGGRLSNLSVATRTLYELTGDSAALDEAVQAARAGVTAATADPTNRATALMALVRALAQRPATADVLREMQECCTDLATVTTTPRTRVIAHLLLGRTAMSADPPEAAAALAAYEKAVAWLPEIAPRQLLRPDREYGLGELAGLPAEAASAALHLGRPEHALVLLEHARGLLLREGMSGRDDLAEVRRADPAAAEDLVRLRDLLNASDRGGTDLYRGGGDQVRSIPVPGARHGTRTYRHRELALEWEQLLDRIRSRPGLEGFLRPPTIESLRRRPVDGPVVLVNPAPSRCDALLLTPDGDVRALRLDCDHAELRARARAFRRLPRSAGSASPDEAELLGHLAWLWDRIGRPVLSELGLLSPVRLPAESAPRIWWCPIGVAASLPLHAAGRHDAADPAGVSAVMDHVVSSYTSTVHALHRGGTGTTDDHEASPSRPLEGLPGRSPYGLLVVEMSETPGAGPLPGARLEAERLTELAAHPTVLSGPAATREAVLRELPGHAIAHFACHAVTDPRSPSLDRLLLHDHGSAPLTAVELSSVRVPNGTLAYLSACETAKSDERLADEAIHIATAFQLAGYRHVVGTLWPVTDSAAGRIADDFYTGLAPSLDTADTADAARTLHRAVLDLREDDPARPSRWAAHLHFGG; from the coding sequence GTGAGCGACGGGTTCCTGAAACACCATCAGCTCGCGCGCCGGGCCCTGTGGGAGCTGCAACGAGCGGTGCGGAAGCGCAACTTGAAGAAGCTGGCGGCGGCCAGGGACTCGTTCGCGAACGTCCTGGACGTCATGTCACCCGCGCATCCGGACCGGCCCGCCTGCCTCGGCAATCTGAGCACGGCCCTGCGCCTCCAGTACGAGTGGGGCCGCGACGTCTCGGCCGTCGAGCGGCTCGTCGAGGTCGACGAGTCGATCCGGTGGAGCCTCGAACCGGGCCATCCGCAGCGCGCCCTGCACCGGCACAACCTGCGGAACGTCATGGTGCACCTCATGACCGGCCCGCGCCGTCCGGGACTGCTCGCACGGGCGGTCCCGCTCGCCAGGGAGGCCGCCGCCGACCCCGCCGAGCGGACCCTGTTCCTGGAGGCGCTCGCCGTCTGCCTCGACGAGCTGTTCGAGCAGACCGAGGACGCGGACGTCATGGTCGAACTGATCGCGCTGGACCGGGAACGGGTGGCCGCGCGCCGCCCCGACGACCCCGAAGTCGGTCCGATCCTCGCCGACCTGGGCGCCGGCTTGCGCACGCTCGCCCTGCTGCGAGGCCGCCCGGAAGACCTCCCGGAAGCCGTCGACGTCGGCCGGCAGGCCGTCGAGAAGTGCCCGGACGGCCAGGGGAACCGGGCGTCCTGCCTCGCCCTGCTCGCCAACTCGCTGCACGCCCTGTTCATCCAGCTGGACCGCTCGGTGGAGACACTGCGCGAGTCCGTCGCGGTCGCACGGCAGGCGGTCGCGGCGGCGCCGCCCGGGCACCCGGACCGGCCCGCCGCCCTCAACGGCCTCGGAATCGGCCTGCGTTCGGTGTTCGAGGAGGCCCGGGAGCTCGACGCCCTGCACGAGGCGGCGCAGGTCCTGGAGGAGGCCGTCTCCGAGCTCGGCCCGGGCGAGCCCGCCCGCCGCGCCCGTTACCTCGGCAACCTCAGCGCCGTGCACCAGGAGCTGTTCAAGCGCACCGGGGAGACCCGGGCGATCCTGGCGGCCGTGGAGGCCTCCCGGGAGGCCGTACGGCTGAGCCCCCACGACACTCCGCAGCGGGCCGGCCGGCTCAGCGACCTCGGCAACGCGCTGCACATCCTGTCCACGGGCCTGTACTTCACCGCGCCGGGTGACGAGGAGGTCTTCATGCCGGGCACGGGAGGCGCAGCGCCGGGGACCGAGGACGCCGTCACGCCCGCCACGGCAGGCACCGCGCCCGGGACCGAGGACGCCGTCACCACCACCACGGCAGGCACCGCGCCCGGGACCGAGGACGCCGTCACCACCACCACGGCAGGCACCGCGCCCGGCGACCTGCCGTACCTGCGGGAGGCGGTCGAGGTGGCCCGGGCCGCGGTGGCGGGGAGCCACAGCGATCCCGACCTCGGCGGCCGGCTCAGCAACCTCAGCGTGGCCACCCGCACCCTGTACGAACTCACGGGCGACAGCGCGGCGTTGGACGAGGCCGTCCAGGCGGCCCGCGCGGGCGTCACCGCCGCCACGGCGGATCCGACGAACCGCGCGACGGCGCTCATGGCCCTGGTACGGGCCCTCGCCCAGCGCCCCGCCACAGCGGACGTCCTGCGGGAGATGCAGGAGTGCTGCACGGACCTCGCGACGGTCACGACCACGCCCCGCACCCGGGTCATCGCCCACCTGCTCCTCGGCCGTACGGCGATGTCGGCCGACCCTCCCGAGGCCGCGGCCGCCCTCGCGGCGTACGAGAAGGCCGTCGCGTGGCTGCCGGAGATCGCCCCGCGCCAACTACTGCGCCCCGACCGGGAGTACGGCCTGGGCGAGCTGGCCGGCCTGCCCGCCGAGGCCGCCTCCGCCGCCCTCCACCTCGGCCGACCCGAACACGCGCTGGTGTTGCTGGAACACGCCCGGGGCCTGCTCCTGCGGGAGGGCATGAGCGGCCGCGACGACCTCGCCGAGGTGCGCCGCGCCGACCCGGCGGCCGCCGAGGACCTCGTACGCCTCAGAGACCTGCTCAACGCCTCCGATCGGGGAGGGACGGACCTCTATCGGGGCGGCGGAGACCAAGTGCGGAGTATCCCCGTGCCAGGGGCCCGGCACGGCACCAGGACCTACCGACACCGTGAACTGGCACTGGAATGGGAGCAGTTGCTCGATCGCATCCGCTCGCGTCCCGGCCTGGAGGGCTTTCTGCGGCCGCCGACGATCGAGTCCCTGCGACGCCGTCCCGTGGACGGTCCGGTCGTCCTGGTCAACCCCGCCCCGTCCCGGTGCGACGCGCTGCTGCTCACGCCGGACGGCGATGTCCGCGCCCTGCGCCTCGACTGCGACCACGCCGAACTGCGCGCGCGGGCCCGGGCGTTCCGGCGGCTGCCTCGCTCCGCGGGGAGCGCGTCGCCCGACGAGGCCGAGCTGCTGGGCCACCTGGCCTGGCTGTGGGACCGCATCGGCCGGCCGGTCCTGTCGGAGCTGGGTCTACTGTCCCCGGTACGGCTCCCCGCGGAGTCGGCGCCCCGGATCTGGTGGTGCCCGATCGGCGTGGCCGCGTCCCTCCCCCTGCACGCGGCGGGCCGGCACGACGCCGCCGATCCGGCCGGGGTCTCCGCAGTCATGGACCATGTGGTGTCGTCGTACACCTCGACCGTGCACGCGCTCCACCGGGGCGGCACCGGCACGACGGACGACCACGAGGCGTCCCCGAGCAGACCGCTGGAGGGCCTGCCCGGGAGGTCTCCGTACGGCCTCCTGGTGGTCGAGATGAGTGAGACCCCCGGCGCGGGTCCGCTGCCGGGCGCCCGTCTCGAGGCCGAGCGGCTGACCGAGCTGGCCGCGCACCCGACCGTCCTGTCCGGCCCCGCGGCCACCCGGGAGGCCGTCCTGCGGGAGCTGCCCGGCCATGCCATCGCCCACTTCGCCTGTCACGCCGTGACCGACCCCCGCTCCCCGTCCCTCGACCGGCTGCTGCTGCACGACCACGGGTCGGCCCCCCTCACCGCCGTCGAGCTGTCGTCGGTGCGCGTCCCGAACGGCACGCTGGCGTATCTGTCGGCCTGCGAGACGGCCAAGTCCGACGAGCGCCTCGCCGACGAGGCGATCCACATCGCCACCGCCTTCCAGCTCGCCGGCTACCGCCATGTCGTCGGCACGCTCTGGCCCGTCACCGACAGCGCCGCCGGACGCATCGCGGACGACTTCTACACGGGCCTGGCCCCGTCCCTCGACACGGCAGACACGGCAGACGCGGCGAGAACCCTGCACCGCGCGGTGCTCGACCTCCGCGAGGACGACCCCGCGAGGCCGTCCCGCTGGGCGGCACACCTTCACTTCGGCGGCTAG
- a CDS encoding FAD-dependent oxidoreductase has product MSRVPTAEPDVVTDVLIVGSGPAGASAALALSTYGVPNIVVTRYASLADTPRAHITNQRTMEVLRDLGVEEQVVAKATPQHLMGNTTFCTSLAGEELGRVRSWGNDPLVQAAHELASPTRMCDMPQHLMEPVLMDAAVARGTRLRFSTVYKSFVQDDDGVTVTVEDRLRGDEYTIRAKYLIGADGGRSQVAEDAGLPMGGQMGVAGSINIVFDADLSKYTAHRPSTLYWVLAPGATVGGIGAGLVRCVRPWNEWLIVWGYDVTAGAPDLTTEYAESIVRQLVGDDDIPVTIKSSSAWTVNEMYAETYSNGRVFCAGDATHRHPPSNGLGSNTSIQDSYNLAWKLRLVLDGTASPKLLDTYTAERAPIGRQIVTRANKSIGETAPIFEALDGLSPQTPEQLWANIAARKETGEAAEKQRARLREAIAFKAYEFNAHGVDLNQRYTSAAIVPDGTADPGFDRDPELHHQPTTRPGAKLPHAWITSGTRTLSTLDTVGQGRFTLVTGIGGADWVRAADAQDVEIATVVIGPGQQYEDPYGDWARLSEVADGGALLVRPDGHVAFRHATAADSAEDAERRLTEAVRRILGHL; this is encoded by the coding sequence GTGTCCCGCGTCCCCACCGCCGAGCCCGATGTCGTGACCGATGTACTCATCGTCGGCAGCGGTCCCGCGGGAGCCTCCGCCGCGCTCGCCCTCAGCACCTACGGCGTCCCGAACATCGTCGTCACCCGCTACGCGAGCCTCGCCGACACCCCCAGGGCGCACATCACCAACCAGCGCACCATGGAGGTGCTGCGCGACCTCGGTGTCGAGGAACAGGTCGTCGCGAAGGCGACCCCGCAGCACCTGATGGGCAACACGACCTTCTGCACCAGCCTGGCCGGCGAGGAACTCGGCCGGGTCCGCTCCTGGGGCAACGACCCGCTCGTGCAGGCCGCGCACGAACTCGCCAGCCCCACCCGCATGTGCGACATGCCCCAGCACCTCATGGAGCCGGTGCTCATGGACGCGGCCGTCGCGCGCGGCACCCGGCTGCGCTTCTCCACCGTCTACAAGTCCTTCGTCCAGGACGACGACGGCGTGACGGTCACCGTGGAGGACCGGCTGCGCGGCGACGAGTACACCATCCGCGCCAAGTACCTCATCGGCGCCGACGGCGGCCGGAGCCAGGTCGCCGAGGACGCCGGGCTGCCGATGGGCGGCCAGATGGGCGTGGCCGGCAGCATCAACATCGTCTTCGACGCCGACCTGAGCAAGTACACCGCCCACCGCCCCTCCACCCTCTACTGGGTGCTGGCCCCCGGCGCCACGGTCGGCGGCATCGGCGCGGGCCTGGTGCGCTGCGTGCGGCCCTGGAACGAGTGGCTGATCGTGTGGGGGTACGATGTCACGGCCGGCGCCCCCGATCTGACGACCGAGTACGCCGAGTCGATCGTCCGCCAGCTGGTCGGCGACGACGACATCCCGGTGACCATCAAGTCGTCCTCGGCCTGGACCGTCAACGAGATGTACGCCGAGACCTACTCCAACGGCCGTGTCTTCTGCGCCGGCGACGCCACGCACCGGCACCCGCCGTCCAACGGCCTCGGCTCCAACACCTCCATCCAGGACTCCTACAACCTGGCCTGGAAGCTCAGGCTCGTCCTCGACGGCACCGCCTCCCCGAAGCTCCTCGACACCTACACCGCCGAACGCGCCCCGATCGGACGGCAGATCGTCACCCGCGCCAACAAGTCCATCGGCGAGACCGCCCCGATCTTCGAGGCGCTCGACGGACTCTCCCCGCAGACCCCCGAACAGCTGTGGGCCAACATCGCCGCCCGCAAGGAGACCGGCGAGGCGGCCGAGAAGCAGCGGGCGCGGCTGCGCGAGGCCATCGCCTTCAAGGCATACGAGTTCAACGCGCACGGCGTCGACCTCAACCAGCGCTACACCTCCGCCGCGATCGTGCCCGACGGCACCGCCGACCCCGGCTTCGACCGCGACCCCGAGCTCCATCACCAGCCCACCACCCGCCCCGGCGCCAAGCTCCCGCACGCCTGGATCACCTCCGGCACCCGGACGCTCTCCACCCTCGACACCGTCGGCCAGGGCCGGTTCACGCTCGTCACGGGCATCGGCGGCGCGGACTGGGTACGGGCCGCCGATGCCCAGGACGTGGAGATCGCCACCGTCGTCATCGGCCCGGGGCAGCAGTACGAGGACCCGTACGGCGACTGGGCCCGGCTGAGCGAGGTGGCCGACGGCGGCGCGCTCCTCGTACGGCCGGACGGTCATGTCGCCTTCCGGCACGCGACGGCGGCGGACTCCGCGGAGGACGCCGAGCGCAGGCTCACGGAAGCCGTACGGCGGATCCTCGGGCATCTCTGA
- a CDS encoding MFS transporter: MAAGGARVRGLMIDVRPLRRAGFRRLWASGTVTTLGAQLTAIAVPMQLYDLTGSSAYVGLAGFVGFAPMALAALWGGALADVRDRRRVLLATTAGMALTSLLLWAQAWARLESAGVLLALVGVQQALFGANAAVSGAVVPRLVPRELLPAANTLQSLVSWSAGIAGPLLAGALLPVVGAESLYLADAATLGVTLWAVWRLPPLPPTAEQGAGTRRFVAGFRLLAARQVLLVVYLADFAALFLGMPAALFPQLARETYPGANVGVLYAAISAGGVLAALFSGGLTRTSRHGVAVAVSVCVWGLALTAFGLADSLVVAASWLVVAGAALLTLGVFRKSVMQSAVPDGMRGRLQGVDTVIAAGGPRLGDLVHGVAGASFGATWAVTGGGVLTVTAGLALLTLFPAFRQHRAA; the protein is encoded by the coding sequence ATGGCTGCGGGAGGGGCGAGGGTGCGCGGGCTGATGATCGACGTACGGCCGTTGCGGCGGGCCGGGTTCCGGCGGCTGTGGGCGAGCGGCACGGTGACCACGCTGGGCGCCCAGCTGACGGCGATCGCCGTGCCGATGCAGCTGTACGACCTCACCGGCTCCTCGGCGTACGTCGGGCTGGCCGGGTTCGTGGGCTTCGCGCCGATGGCGCTCGCGGCGCTGTGGGGCGGCGCGCTGGCGGACGTACGGGACCGGCGGCGGGTACTGCTGGCGACCACGGCCGGGATGGCCCTGACGTCGCTGCTGCTGTGGGCGCAGGCGTGGGCGCGGCTGGAGTCGGCGGGGGTGCTGCTGGCGCTGGTGGGGGTGCAGCAGGCGCTGTTCGGCGCCAACGCGGCGGTGAGCGGAGCGGTCGTCCCGCGCCTGGTGCCGCGTGAGCTGCTGCCCGCCGCGAACACCTTGCAGTCGCTGGTCTCCTGGTCGGCCGGGATCGCCGGCCCGCTGCTGGCCGGGGCGCTGCTGCCGGTGGTCGGGGCCGAGTCGCTGTACCTCGCGGACGCGGCGACGCTCGGCGTCACGCTGTGGGCCGTGTGGCGCCTGCCGCCGCTCCCGCCCACCGCCGAACAGGGCGCCGGAACACGGCGGTTCGTCGCGGGCTTCCGGCTGCTCGCCGCCCGGCAGGTGCTGCTGGTCGTCTATCTCGCCGACTTCGCGGCGCTGTTCCTGGGCATGCCCGCCGCGCTGTTCCCGCAGCTGGCGAGGGAGACGTACCCGGGGGCGAACGTCGGCGTGCTGTACGCGGCGATCTCCGCCGGGGGCGTGCTCGCGGCGCTGTTCTCCGGTGGCCTCACCCGCACGTCCCGTCACGGAGTCGCGGTCGCGGTGTCGGTGTGCGTGTGGGGGCTGGCACTGACCGCGTTCGGGCTCGCGGACTCGCTTGTGGTGGCGGCGAGTTGGCTGGTGGTGGCGGGCGCCGCGCTGCTGACACTGGGCGTGTTCCGCAAGTCGGTCATGCAGTCCGCGGTGCCGGACGGGATGCGGGGCCGCCTCCAGGGGGTCGACACGGTCATCGCCGCGGGCGGTCCGCGGCTGGGCGACCTCGTGCACGGGGTGGCCGGCGCGTCCTTCGGGGCGACCTGGGCCGTCACCGGCGGCGGGGTACTGACGGTGACGGCCGGGCTGGCGCTGCTGACGTTGTTCCCCGCGTTCAGGCAACACCGGGCCGCATGA